The sequence below is a genomic window from Anaerocolumna chitinilytica.
GTTAATTTTAACCCATTGACATCTGCAACGATAATTGATATAGGATAATTATCAGGCACGTCAAGCTTAATAAGCTGCTCTTCAAAGTGTCTTCGATTACTTATCCCTGTAAGTTTGTCATGGTAGGTCAGATATTGAATTTTCTCTTCCGCCTCTTTTTGAACAGTCGAATCATGAATAACTATTGTATTACCTTTTTGCACCCCTTGTCTATTCATGATAGGGGCTATGTATAATTCTACATCTCTGCGGCTTTTATTCTCATGTATTACATAACCACTTTCTGTGCGTGGCTCAAGACAGGTCTCAGTCTGATTATTCAGCATACCTAAGTGAATAAGAGTTCCATCTTTCGAATAAACCTTCATCAAATCCCCTAGCGGTCTTTTCCTCGTCTTTTTATCTGTAAGATCACAGATAGTCCTTGCCTTATCATTAATAAACTCGATATTCCCTTTTCCGTCCGTCACTATAATTCCATCTCTGATAGCTGAAAGAATTATCTGAAACCTTTTTTGCCTTATTCTATTCTCTTCCATATTCTTGATGTAGAAATCATATAAGAAATAAATAAGAAGAGCTAATCCAATCATTAAGGCTGCGCGTATAACTACAATAGTAAAATATATACTACTGCCTCTATATGTAAGTGCTGTAGCGAAATAAACCGCCAAGACCAACCCGCTTAACAGCAAACCTTTTTTATGATAAAAAAACACACCAACAATGATAGGAAAATAGTATAAATTATGTGCAAGAATGTAGATTCCTTTACTTAAACAAAGCAAATTCAGTGCGACGGCAAAAAGAAAGGAGAAAATAAAAATTAGATGCTTCCTCATAATAGTAACCCCTCCATGCCGATAGGCTTTATAAGAATTAATTCATTTTATCGCATTATACCATTATGTTTTTCCAAAAACAACATTTTTTTCCTTATCTCGCACACAATATATTTTATTTTAACTTTAATTCTGCAAATGTTTTTTCTATTTGCTCCTTTGCCCAGTAATACATACCTCTATCCGGGTAACCTCTATAATCACATTCCATTGACATCGCGACAAATAAATATAAGTCATACCATAGAATCCTAACATCTTCAGCTTCTGTAAAGGTCCTTTTACCGTATCCTTCTAAAAAGTCCGGCTTTTGGTTATGTGAACGAAATCCTACTTCCAGAAGTACGTCAGCCCACATACAACGTTCAAAATCAATGAGTCCCGTAATCGTTTTATCTTTGATAAAAATATTACCCTCCCAAAGATCCCAGTGTACCAGTCTTGGAGTAGTTACTTCGCTAAAAAACTCTTTGTGTTTTTCCAACAACCTTTCAACAGAAGTATAGTCCAGGCCAATATCCAAGCTAATTCTCTCAGCATCCCCAAACAAATCTTTTAAAAATCCACGAAATACCTCAAACCAAGGTCTATGCCCATCCACCTTATTATAATATCCAAAGCCCTCACCGGTAATGGAATTTATCTCTTTATTGTACTTACCGGTATTCAGTTCAATTGAATCCTTTTCTTCATCCGTAAGAGTTTCTTTCATGCTGTTTAAACTATCTCCCTCTAATTTGGACATAAAAAAGTAATCACTTTCATAAATTGTGTGAGTAAAATCATGAAAAAGAACTTTTGGCACCGGAACCTTCGTTCTCTGCCGAACAAGTTCCATGCACTCCACTTCTGCTTTCATAATGTCTGTTTCATAACTTTGAACTTGAATTTCTTTTAATGGTGCAATTTTAAGAATCGCTTCAAATCCGCTTTCAAAGATAATTAGGTATGCAGTATTAAAGTATCCTTCCGTGAGTTCTTTTGCACTTTTTATTTTTTCCATAGGAAAAGCCTTATCGGCCATTTTTTCAAGTATTTCTTCACTTACGCTGTTCTTTGTTTTACTATTCATTTTTTCCCCTTCACCTTATTTTTTACTGAAAACGTTTTATTTGAGAATGTACAATTCTATAGAATCTGCTGTTATTTCGTTTACTGTTTTATATTCCGGATATTTGTTTTTCATTTTCAAGTTCTCTCTTATGGCTTTTATAACTTAAATACCATTGAAAGGTAGATGCTATACGAAATAGAAACAGTATCAGGAAAACCCTTCGGAATGCATGAATGTTGTTTCCAAGCAGCTGATAGGCTTTAACTCCTGCCATTGGCATAATTGCATTACTCAGAGTGATAAATACCGTATAAATCGAAATACTAATGGTTTTATTCTTCTCCGGTATCACAGAGAGCAGATATTGCGGTAGATTTAATGGTATCGTAGCAAAGGCTAAATTAGCTAATGTATTCAATACAAGAAAGGTTATCATTCCCGCCTTCCCTGGAAGACTCGTAGAAATCATCATACATATAGGGCAAAAAGCAAGTCCTAAATTACCGAAAATAACACCAAATCTTGGTCCGAATCTTTCATTTATCCTGCTCCAAAGGCCGATAGTTACAAACTGGGCAAGTGCCGCTCCAATCGCAGCATAGCTTAGCCATGCTTCATTCATCTTAAGATAGTTAACTTGACCTAAGAAATAAAGTGTCCAGTCCGCTTGCCAGAAAACATAGAAAAAAAGTGCTCCGGCAAGAAATTTTATAAATGGTTTATATTTTATGATATCCTTTATTGAAGCTCTCAAGTGAGTCAGACTAAGGGAATCTGTCCCTTCTGTAACACCACCTTTAATCCTGGCAACAGCTACCACCTGCAATAGAAACATGGCGAATATAAACCAATAAAATATCTGATGCACTTTTATCTTGTAGCTAAGTTCAGTAGAATATGCAAGCAGAGCACCTGTTACAAGGGGTAAGGCAACATTGATAAAAAACATTCCACCCGTTCGTGCTGTCAAAACACGATTTCTCTTTTCAAATGGAACAACATCCGAAAAATATGCCTGCCAACTGGCATTATAACCGGTCATTGGCCCCATAGACAAACTTAACAGTATCAAAAATACCAAAAAACGATAATGCTCCAAAAATGGTACAAAGCCAATAAGTAAATAAAAGAAGGCAAGTGCCAGTAAAGAAAGTCTGACCATAAGACCTTTATTACGCAATCGATCTGTTAATATCCCAATGGGAAGTAATACAAGAAGCCCTACAAACTGGGGGATGGCAGTCACTTGACTTACCTGTGCATCCGTTGCTCCCAGCCGGAGGGCAAATAAATTATTGTTATTATTAATAATGTTCGTTGCTATCGCAAATAGAACTCCTTCGATAGTAAACATAAGCAGAGCATTATTTTCCGGTAAAAAAGAAGAAATGATGCTTTTCTTAAAGGCAGCTGCAGTTAAACTCTGCAAGCGTTTCTTCATGTAATAACTCCTCCCACAGCCTTTGTGCATCTCTAAGTTGTTATCTGTTACCAATAATAGTAGCATAAATCCTGTATAATACAAGTCTTTCTTTTTATTACCTGAATATAATCCTACTCTGTTTAACTTCATTGCTCACTTAAATGCTAAAGACATAAAAAACTATACGAATCAGAATTCTTCAACAAGTACTTCTGTTTCGTATAGTTTATTCTACTAGGATATACCTACTGGGATATATCTACCAATATTACTTAATAATCAAGTTTGACATGTGATTTGATAAGGTCCATTCCATATCCCTTACGATAGAGTTTCGCAGCTAATTTTTGTTTTTCTTCCCTGCTCAGATTGTCTATATCCTTTGCTTTCTTCAGAATTTCTCTCTTAATTGCTTCCTCTTCGTTGTCATATTCAGTTCCAAGAGCTTCTTCTATTTCTTCATCTGATACCCCTTTTTGTTTGAGTTCTCCGATGATCTGCCTACGGCTCTTATTCTGCTTTTTTAAACGTACATAGTTGGCTGCATATCTGGAATCATCGATGTAATGATAATTCTTAACATATTCGATTGCTTCGTCAATTGCCGCTTCTCTATAACCAGAAAGAGCAAGCTTAGCTCTAAGCTCAGCTTCTGTACGATTCATACTCTTCAATAAAGCCATTACTTTTTGTTTAGCTCTCTTAACCATATGGTCATTAAGTTCTTTTACAATCAAATCAGAAACTTCCTTGTCCACCTTAAGACCATATCGATAAATCTCTCTGTTATAAAGCATGAAGTAATATTCTTCTTCCAAATATACTTTTACTTTATTCTTACCGTATTGTTCTAAACCCGTTACAATCATTACTGCTCATCTGCTTCCTTTTGGGAAATTACTGCTCCGGCGGTTATATTGTACTTCTCTCTAACCTTTTTCTCAATCTCATTAAAGACTTCCGGATTCTCTTTCAGGAATTGCTTGGCATTCTCTCTGCCTTGACCAATCTTAGCATCGTTATACGCATACCATGCACCGCTCTTTATTACAATATTATCATTGGATGCCAAATCCAGAACATCGCCTTCTCTGGAAATACCTTGTCCAAACATTATGTCAAATTCAGCTTCTTTAAAAGGAGGGGCTATCTTATTCTTAACCACCTTTATTCGAGTTCTGCTACCTACAATATCTCCGCCCTGTTTTAATGCTTCAATCTTACGAACGTCCATACGGATAGAGGAATAGAACTTAAGGGCACGTCCGCCTGTAGTAGTTTCAGGATTACCAAACATTACTCCGACTTTCTCACGTAACTGATTGATAAAGATTACAATACAGTTGGACTTACTGATAGCTGCTGTTAATTTACGGAGAGCCTGAGACATTAATCTGGCTTGTAAGCCCATATGAGAATCACCCATATCACCGTCGATTTCAGCTTTAGGAACCAGAGCTGCTACAGAGTCTACTATGATAATATCTACCGCACCGGAACGTACCATTGTTTCCGTAATCTCCAATGCCTGTTCTCCGTTATCCGGCTGTGATATGTAAAGATTGTCAATGTCTACACCTATTTTTTTGGCATATACAGGATCTAAGGCATGCTCTGCATCAATGAATCCGGCAATTCCGCCTATCTTTTGAACTTCTGCTACCATATGAAGAGCTACTGTTGTCTTACCACTGGATTCCGGTCCGTAGATTTCAATAATTCTTCCTTTGGGTATCCCTCCAAGACCTAATGCTATATCCAAGCTAATGGATCCTGTAGGAACGGTTTCTATATTCATATGCGCTGCCGTATCACCAAGTTTCATAACGGAGCCTTTTCCATACTGTTTCTCAATCTGTGCAAGGGCTGATTCCAATGCTCTGCTCTTATCTTCTTTTGACATATTTCCTCTCCTTTATACGAACTTATGTTCTTTTTTTAATAATAGCGTATCTTCTTTCATTTGTCAATGAAAATATAAATTAACTGTATTAAAATTATTGAGTTTAAATCACCCTCTCCATTATCTGACGTTTATTCACCTTAGAGCTGTCTCCGGTAAATGTTAAAATAATCTGTGAATAATCCGGTGAAATACCGAAAGAAAAAATATAAGAATAAAACTATAACAATACAATAGCAGAAAGGGGGAATTTTGTAAAGTCTTATCTCGGGAAATTATATCACAAAGGTTAAATTAAGAAAACAGCTTTCAATAAATGTTCACATACTTATGCAAAACATTCATTGAAAGCTGTACTAACTCGTTTGTATCGTTTAATTGTTCTATGCTTTACCTGCTTTATGCTTTACCTGATTTTCCTTTCAGGAAAGAGAACCCACCATTTTTCGAATATAAGATAGATATTACGATTACAACAGCGCATACGATAAAGGTTGCTATCATACCCCAGTTCTTGGCGTTATACTGAACAAGTACGGGAGCTGCAAGCAGGGATACCATGTTAATAACCTTAATCATAGGATTAAGCGCAGGACCTGCTGTATCCTTTAAAGGATCACCAACAGTATCGCCAACAACAGCTGCTTTGTGAGCCTCAGAACCCTTACCGCCATACAAGCCATCTTCAATGGTCTTTTTGGCATTATCCCATGCTCCGCCGGTATTAGACATAAATACGGCTAAAAGCTGTCCAGAAACAATTACACCTGCCAGGAAGCCTCCTAGAGACTCTACTCCCAGGAGAATACCTACAACCAAGGGACTTAAGATTCCGATAAGTGCAAGCCCTAAAAGTTCCTTTTGTGCTGAAACAGTACAGATATCAACAGCTTTTTGATAATCCGGTTTCACTTTTCTTTCTAATAATCCGGGTATTTTAAATTGTCTTCTTACTTCCTCAACTATCTTTGCTGCCGCTCTGGTAACCGCATTAATAATAAGGGAGGAAAATAACCAGGGAATACATGCTCCAATTAGAACACCTACAAATACCTTGGGTTCAGATACTCTGATACCCGTGGAAGCTATTCTTAAGGACTCGCTGATATTCATCTGTGTCTGTATCTTTGTAATATCTGTTAGGAAAGAACCAAAAAGTGAAACGGCAGCAATAACGGCTGAACCGATTGCAACACCCTTCGTGATTGCTTTTGTTGTATTTCCGGTAGCATCCAGATGATCCATAACTTTTCTGGCTTCTTTGTCAAGGCCGGAAAGCTCTCCAACACCATTTGCATTATCAGCAATAGGACCAAATGAATCCATGGCTACGTTATTTCCGGTAAGAGTAAGCATACCAATACCAGTCATAGCCACACCATAAAGTATATAAGTTATTCCCATACCATGATAAATCAGAGTAGATGATATTATTGTAACAGCAATAACGATTGTCTGCCATACAGCACTTTCAAAGCCTTCTGAAATACCGCGCAATAGAAGCGTTGCAGAGCCTGTCTTGGAGGAGGCAGCAATTTCTTTCACCGGCTTGTAGTGTGTATCTGTAAAGTATTTTGTAATTTCATCAAGAACAATTGCAAGAACAATACCAATACCTACTGAAAAGAATGCATTCCATTCTTTCATATAAAAATGAGCGAGCAAAGCAAAGGAAACGAGACTGATTGCGGCAGAAATATAAAAGCCTTTATTAATGGATGATAAAGCATTACTACCTTTAAGTTCTTTAGAACCTCTAACCAGATATGTACCTATCATGGAAGAAAGTACCCCAATACCTCTTACCAACAAAGGAAATACGATCCACTTCAAATCGCCATGGTTAAGGTTCATTAATGCGAGACCAAGAATAAGACCGGAAACAATGGTAACTTCATAGGATTCGAAGATGTCTGCTGCCATTCCGGCACAGTCACCAACATTATCACCAACAAGGTCAGCTATAACAGCTGCATTTCTTTCATCATCTTCCGGAAGGCCTGCTTCCACCTTACCTACAAGATCAGCTCCTACATCTGCTGCTTTTGTATAGATACCACCGCCCACTCTCATAAATAGGGCTAATAAAGTACCGCCAAAACCAAATCCTAAGAGTGCATCCGGTGCGGCAATACCAAATATCATAAATATCAAAGTACCACCAAGAAGACCTAAACCGTCTGTCAGCATTCCGGTTATAGTTCCTGTTCTATATGCTATTTTGAGAGCTTCACCAAAGCTTCTTCTGGATGCGGAAGCAACACGAACATTACCTTCAACAGCCATTCTCATACCGAACTGTCCGACCATTAATGAGAAGCAAGCGCCCATAACAAAGGCAATAGCACGTCCGATACCGATAATTATTTTAACTGTCTCCTCGGACTTCCCAGCAAAACGACTCATCGCTTCATCCGAAGGCGGAACAACATAAACAGATAAAAACAATACAACGGTAAGAATAACAATAAGCGGCACAATTGTCTTTAGCTGCCTTTTCAGGTAGGTATCTGCACCAACTTTGATAGCGCCCCATACTTCCTGCATTTTAGCAGTTCCTTTGTCATACTTCATAATTTGTCTTCTGAGTAGCAGAGCATATCCTAATCCCAGAAAGGAAATGAGAAGTACGCACCAGATTGCGACTATTTCAAAGGTAGTCGCATTTGCTAGATTTAACATGAATAACTCCTCCTGTCACGTAATTAGTATAATATACATACAAATATAATTATATAACACTTATAGAAAAAATGCTACTATATTCCATGTAAAATTAATTTATTTTAACACTTTTTACAATGCTCATTCCTTAATATTACATTTAAAATGTCATATTATATATTTAAATTCTATATTTCGTCGTATTATTAGTAATATTATTGACTTTTTCTTTTGAATTTCCCTATATTTTCCTAATTGTAAATTGATTTTAAATTGTATAGTCTTTTCTGATTACCAGAAATCAATAGACGACAAAAGGAGCTGCAGCAATTTTAATCTTGCAGCAGCTCCAAAGGTTTTCAAAACCGAACCGTAACTGAAATCTTAATAGTATGTATTCTTAGGCTGTACAATCTGTGGATTATAGCCTTTCTTTTTTAATGCCTGAACAATAACGTCTTTGTGCTCATGTCCAAAGGTCTCCATGGTAATCGTTAATTCCACCGCACTGTTACGGTTTATGGAAACGAACTGGTTATGATCCAGACGTATGATATTACCCTGATTCTCTGCGATGACATTAGCGACATTCACAAGCTCACCGGGACGGTCCGGCAAAAGAACGGATACTGTAAATATACGCCCCCTTTGAATAAGTCCGTGCTGTACCACTGAGGATACAGTGATGACATCCATGTTACCTCCGCTGAGGATTGAGACTACCTTCTTCCCGCTGCAATTTAAATGTTTAAGCGCTGCAACGGTTAGAAGTCCCGAGTTTTCAACAACCATCTTATGGTTTTCTATCATATCCAGAAAACTTACAATTAATTCTCTGTCATCGATTGTTATGATTTCATCGATATTCTTCTGAATATACGGAAATATATTGCTTCCGGGTGTTTTAACTGCTGTACCGTCTGCTATGGTATCCACCTGAGGCAGTGTTACTACATGGCCTGCTTTTAAGGATTCCTCCATACAGTTTGCACCTAAAGGTTCTACACCAATGACTTTGACATTTGGATTTAAGAGTTTTGCCAGGGTAGATACACCTGCTGCAAGGCCGCCTCCCCCGATTGGCACCAGAATGATGTCAACAGTCGGAATTTCTTTGAAGATTTCCATTGCTATGGTTCCCTGTCCTGTTGCTACCACTTCATCATCAAAGGGATGGATAAAGGTATACCCTTTTTCCTCGGCAAGTTTAAGAGCATACTGACAGGCATCATCGTACACATTGCCATGCAGAATAACTTCCGCACCGTAACTCTTAGTACGATTAACCTTAATAAGGGGAGTGGTGGTAGGCATAACTATAACAGCCTTTGCTCCATATATTCGGGAAGCGTAAGCAACTCCCTGGGCATGATTTCCCGCAGAAGCTGTAATAAGACCCTTTTCCCTTTCTTCCTTGCTTAGAGTGCTGATTTTATAATAAGCACCTCTCACCTTATAAGCGCCGGTAAACTGCATATTTTCAGGTTTTAAAAATACTTTGTTTCCCGTAGTGTCAGAAAAATAATCGCTGTAGATTAGTTTTGTTCTTAAAGTTACCCGCTTTACCGTTTCTGAAGCTTCCTCAAACTTATCCAATGTCATCATTTTGTATTCTCCTTTTAGTTAAACAGCGCGTTTACAAAATCTCCTGCGTTGAATTTCTGTAAATCATCAATATGTTCTCCGATACCGATATATTTTACTGGTATGCCAAGCTCTGCCTGAATGGCAATTGCAATACCTCCCTT
It includes:
- the recA gene encoding recombinase RecA, translated to MSKEDKSRALESALAQIEKQYGKGSVMKLGDTAAHMNIETVPTGSISLDIALGLGGIPKGRIIEIYGPESSGKTTVALHMVAEVQKIGGIAGFIDAEHALDPVYAKKIGVDIDNLYISQPDNGEQALEITETMVRSGAVDIIIVDSVAALVPKAEIDGDMGDSHMGLQARLMSQALRKLTAAISKSNCIVIFINQLREKVGVMFGNPETTTGGRALKFYSSIRMDVRKIEALKQGGDIVGSRTRIKVVKNKIAPPFKEAEFDIMFGQGISREGDVLDLASNDNIVIKSGAWYAYNDAKIGQGRENAKQFLKENPEVFNEIEKKVREKYNITAGAVISQKEADEQ
- a CDS encoding sodium-translocating pyrophosphatase; this translates as MLNLANATTFEIVAIWCVLLISFLGLGYALLLRRQIMKYDKGTAKMQEVWGAIKVGADTYLKRQLKTIVPLIVILTVVLFLSVYVVPPSDEAMSRFAGKSEETVKIIIGIGRAIAFVMGACFSLMVGQFGMRMAVEGNVRVASASRRSFGEALKIAYRTGTITGMLTDGLGLLGGTLIFMIFGIAAPDALLGFGFGGTLLALFMRVGGGIYTKAADVGADLVGKVEAGLPEDDERNAAVIADLVGDNVGDCAGMAADIFESYEVTIVSGLILGLALMNLNHGDLKWIVFPLLVRGIGVLSSMIGTYLVRGSKELKGSNALSSINKGFYISAAISLVSFALLAHFYMKEWNAFFSVGIGIVLAIVLDEITKYFTDTHYKPVKEIAASSKTGSATLLLRGISEGFESAVWQTIVIAVTIISSTLIYHGMGITYILYGVAMTGIGMLTLTGNNVAMDSFGPIADNANGVGELSGLDKEARKVMDHLDATGNTTKAITKGVAIGSAVIAAVSLFGSFLTDITKIQTQMNISESLRIASTGIRVSEPKVFVGVLIGACIPWLFSSLIINAVTRAAAKIVEEVRRQFKIPGLLERKVKPDYQKAVDICTVSAQKELLGLALIGILSPLVVGILLGVESLGGFLAGVIVSGQLLAVFMSNTGGAWDNAKKTIEDGLYGGKGSEAHKAAVVGDTVGDPLKDTAGPALNPMIKVINMVSLLAAPVLVQYNAKNWGMIATFIVCAVVIVISILYSKNGGFSFLKGKSGKA
- the ilvA gene encoding threonine ammonia-lyase translates to MMTLDKFEEASETVKRVTLRTKLIYSDYFSDTTGNKVFLKPENMQFTGAYKVRGAYYKISTLSKEEREKGLITASAGNHAQGVAYASRIYGAKAVIVMPTTTPLIKVNRTKSYGAEVILHGNVYDDACQYALKLAEEKGYTFIHPFDDEVVATGQGTIAMEIFKEIPTVDIILVPIGGGGLAAGVSTLAKLLNPNVKVIGVEPLGANCMEESLKAGHVVTLPQVDTIADGTAVKTPGSNIFPYIQKNIDEIITIDDRELIVSFLDMIENHKMVVENSGLLTVAALKHLNCSGKKVVSILSGGNMDVITVSSVVQHGLIQRGRIFTVSVLLPDRPGELVNVANVIAENQGNIIRLDHNQFVSINRNSAVELTITMETFGHEHKDVIVQALKKKGYNPQIVQPKNTYY
- a CDS encoding phosphotransferase family protein encodes the protein MNSKTKNSVSEEILEKMADKAFPMEKIKSAKELTEGYFNTAYLIIFESGFEAILKIAPLKEIQVQSYETDIMKAEVECMELVRQRTKVPVPKVLFHDFTHTIYESDYFFMSKLEGDSLNSMKETLTDEEKDSIELNTGKYNKEINSITGEGFGYYNKVDGHRPWFEVFRGFLKDLFGDAERISLDIGLDYTSVERLLEKHKEFFSEVTTPRLVHWDLWEGNIFIKDKTITGLIDFERCMWADVLLEVGFRSHNQKPDFLEGYGKRTFTEAEDVRILWYDLYLFVAMSMECDYRGYPDRGMYYWAKEQIEKTFAELKLK
- a CDS encoding MFS transporter codes for the protein MKKRLQSLTAAAFKKSIISSFLPENNALLMFTIEGVLFAIATNIINNNNNLFALRLGATDAQVSQVTAIPQFVGLLVLLPIGILTDRLRNKGLMVRLSLLALAFFYLLIGFVPFLEHYRFLVFLILLSLSMGPMTGYNASWQAYFSDVVPFEKRNRVLTARTGGMFFINVALPLVTGALLAYSTELSYKIKVHQIFYWFIFAMFLLQVVAVARIKGGVTEGTDSLSLTHLRASIKDIIKYKPFIKFLAGALFFYVFWQADWTLYFLGQVNYLKMNEAWLSYAAIGAALAQFVTIGLWSRINERFGPRFGVIFGNLGLAFCPICMMISTSLPGKAGMITFLVLNTLANLAFATIPLNLPQYLLSVIPEKNKTISISIYTVFITLSNAIMPMAGVKAYQLLGNNIHAFRRVFLILFLFRIASTFQWYLSYKSHKRELENEKQISGI
- a CDS encoding regulatory protein RecX encodes the protein MIVTGLEQYGKNKVKVYLEEEYYFMLYNREIYRYGLKVDKEVSDLIVKELNDHMVKRAKQKVMALLKSMNRTEAELRAKLALSGYREAAIDEAIEYVKNYHYIDDSRYAANYVRLKKQNKSRRQIIGELKQKGVSDEEIEEALGTEYDNEEEAIKREILKKAKDIDNLSREEKQKLAAKLYRKGYGMDLIKSHVKLDY